Proteins encoded within one genomic window of Polynucleobacter duraquae:
- a CDS encoding COX15/CtaA family protein, whose amino-acid sequence MSSLLLLAELAAIAIVFAGLPLAYLWTRPTYNFFQKLNWVLVFMTFDLIVFGAFTRLTDSGLGCPDWPGCYGTSNPWHAISEIQQAEANMPTGPVTVIKAWIEMIHRYLAMTVGALILIQVAVAWSKLSSLGKKPLLGSLGLLILVCIQGAFGAWTVTLKLQPIIVTIHLMLALVLLACLTTYAQQEWIDKSSVTTRLQCKPLSSKLLLLAAVILSTQIFLGAWVSTNYAVLACPDFPTCMDRLWPETAWQEGFTLWRGLGLNAQGESITPVALQTIHWAHRIFAMVALVVLGALGLSALGLSNSKSLGMARIAQLLLGLLILQALTGISNVVFQWPLLAALMHTAGSAALVFCLVRLVQWSSWSTPIHMKMSKSL is encoded by the coding sequence ATGAGTAGCTTGCTATTGCTTGCGGAGTTAGCTGCAATCGCAATTGTCTTTGCAGGCCTACCTTTGGCTTATCTTTGGACTAGGCCGACTTATAATTTTTTTCAAAAGTTAAATTGGGTCTTGGTTTTCATGACTTTTGATTTGATTGTATTTGGTGCTTTTACTCGCTTAACGGACTCTGGTCTGGGATGCCCTGATTGGCCTGGTTGTTATGGCACATCAAATCCATGGCACGCAATTAGCGAGATCCAGCAAGCTGAAGCTAATATGCCTACGGGTCCCGTGACTGTCATCAAAGCTTGGATTGAAATGATTCATCGCTATTTAGCAATGACAGTCGGAGCACTGATTTTGATTCAGGTGGCAGTTGCTTGGAGTAAGCTCAGTAGCTTGGGCAAGAAACCTCTATTGGGAAGTCTTGGCTTGCTGATTTTGGTATGTATTCAAGGGGCATTTGGTGCTTGGACGGTCACACTGAAATTGCAGCCTATTATTGTGACAATTCATTTGATGTTAGCTTTGGTTTTGTTGGCATGCCTAACGACTTATGCACAACAAGAGTGGATAGATAAATCCTCAGTAACTACTCGTCTACAGTGTAAGCCCCTTTCTTCAAAGTTACTTTTACTTGCAGCAGTAATTTTAAGTACGCAAATCTTTTTAGGTGCATGGGTGAGTACGAATTACGCTGTATTAGCTTGCCCCGATTTTCCGACTTGCATGGATCGTCTTTGGCCAGAAACAGCTTGGCAGGAAGGCTTCACCCTGTGGCGCGGCTTAGGCTTGAATGCTCAAGGTGAATCTATTACCCCTGTCGCTTTGCAAACAATCCATTGGGCACATCGCATATTTGCCATGGTTGCTTTAGTGGTTCTTGGTGCCTTAGGACTGAGCGCTCTCGGTCTAAGTAATTCCAAGTCATTAGGAATGGCAAGGATTGCACAGCTATTACTAGGTTTGCTCATTCTGCAGGCTCTGACTGGTATTTCTAACGTGGTCTTTCAGTGGCCCCTGTTGGCTGCCTTAATGCATACCGCAGGTTCTGCTGCATTGGTATTCTGTTTGGTTCGTTTAGTCCAATGGTCCTCTTGGAGTACCCCCATTCACATGAAGATGTCTAAATCATTATGA
- the cyoE gene encoding heme o synthase, whose translation MSSPTFPKPVAMPRWRQYWVLTKPRVTQLAVFCAVIGMFLATPGMVPYPVLIGGIVGIWLLAGAAFAMNCLIEQAVDAKMKRTAWRPSATGEVTPLHITIFSIILGGLGMIILWVFCNPLTMWLTVATFIGYAVIYTWLLKPATPQNIVIGGLSGAMPPALGWAAVTNTVSAEAWLLVLIIFVWTPPHFWALALYRRDDYVQSGLPMLPVTHGERFTLLNILLYTLILIAATLLPYIYGMSGMIYLISAIILGLIFLSYVIALFVSYSDALAKKTFRFSITYLSLLFAALLIDHYFI comes from the coding sequence ATGAGTAGTCCCACTTTCCCTAAGCCTGTAGCGATGCCACGTTGGCGTCAATATTGGGTTCTCACCAAGCCCCGCGTCACGCAGTTAGCAGTGTTCTGCGCAGTCATTGGCATGTTCTTGGCCACCCCGGGCATGGTGCCTTATCCAGTTCTGATTGGCGGCATTGTTGGGATTTGGTTGTTGGCAGGAGCTGCTTTTGCAATGAATTGTTTAATCGAGCAAGCCGTCGATGCCAAGATGAAGCGAACTGCTTGGAGGCCGTCTGCAACTGGTGAAGTAACACCTCTTCACATTACTATTTTCTCGATCATTCTTGGTGGTTTGGGAATGATCATCTTGTGGGTCTTCTGCAATCCATTAACCATGTGGCTCACCGTGGCTACTTTTATCGGTTACGCAGTAATTTATACTTGGTTACTCAAGCCTGCTACGCCACAGAATATTGTCATTGGCGGCCTCTCGGGTGCTATGCCGCCTGCCTTGGGTTGGGCGGCAGTTACCAACACTGTGTCAGCAGAAGCTTGGCTCTTGGTACTAATCATTTTTGTTTGGACTCCGCCACACTTTTGGGCTCTTGCCTTATATCGTCGTGATGATTATGTGCAAAGTGGTTTACCAATGCTGCCAGTGACGCACGGAGAGCGCTTTACGCTACTCAATATTTTGTTATATACATTGATTTTGATTGCGGCTACTTTATTGCCATACATTTATGGCATGAGTGGCATGATCTATTTGATCTCAGCAATCATTCTGGGTTTGATCTTCCTTTCATATGTCATTGCTTTATTTGTTTCTTACAGCGATGCGTTAGCAAAGAAAACTTTTCGTTTTTCAATTACGTATTTATCTCTACTTTTTGCAGCGCTATTAATTGATCACTATTTCATTTGA
- the rsmD gene encoding 16S rRNA (guanine(966)-N(2))-methyltransferase RsmD codes for MNKLVKSASLGRRSEPLQKIRIIGGVWRSRLLGVLDLPGLRPTTDRIRETLFNWLGQDLVGLRCLDLFAGTGALGFEAASRHAHSVTLLEKDKQAHAKLLANFALLESSPAPGIVQILHRDSLEFLKQQADRSSNLIFIDPPFQEEGLLNQALIEAARVCDDSAGGGIYVEFPSSRPREQIEALVPDWHCGKYLEAGQVKACLFRFKRD; via the coding sequence ATAAATAAGCTGGTTAAGTCAGCTTCATTAGGCAGACGCTCTGAGCCTCTCCAGAAAATTCGCATTATTGGTGGAGTTTGGCGCAGTCGTTTGCTAGGTGTACTGGATTTACCCGGTCTTCGTCCTACTACCGATCGTATTCGTGAGACTTTATTTAATTGGCTCGGACAGGATTTAGTCGGTTTGCGTTGTTTAGATTTATTTGCTGGTACTGGCGCTTTAGGTTTTGAGGCTGCATCACGACATGCCCATTCAGTAACCCTATTAGAAAAAGATAAACAGGCTCACGCCAAACTTCTAGCTAATTTTGCTTTGTTAGAGTCATCTCCTGCTCCTGGAATAGTGCAGATTCTCCACAGAGATAGTTTGGAGTTCTTAAAGCAACAAGCTGACCGCTCCAGCAATCTGATCTTCATAGACCCACCCTTTCAGGAGGAGGGCTTATTAAATCAAGCGCTTATAGAGGCTGCTCGTGTTTGTGACGACAGTGCTGGCGGGGGAATTTATGTAGAGTTTCCTTCCAGTCGCCCCCGGGAGCAGATTGAGGCTTTAGTGCCTGATTGGCATTGTGGGAAATACTTAGAGG
- a CDS encoding M16 family metallopeptidase, with protein MPNKFILQISFVIALIVGVSTSAHAILPIEKLDSFKGAQAYLVQTKALPMVDIEISIDAGDRYDPGVKSGLATMAGRLMNYGAKSDKGLLNEAQIADEIADLGANLGISVGGERAVMRIRTLSRKDLRDRAVQLASAMLSAPTYDAKILAREKQRMATALLESETKPESVLDRRFRKSVYGDYPLANSPTVKSITNISASDLQQFHKQLYRGDRMIVSIVGDVSKAEAAEIVQSLLQRVPQSGPPVAKLPEFERSPVEPLSQREVAIPFDSQQAHIAMGMTAVTRSNPDFFPLLVGNYILGGGGFVSRLMSEVREKRGLAYSVFSYFAPGKDAGTFQAGVQTKNDQATLALEVMSSTIAQFIADGPTQAELDAAKANLINGYPLRIDNNRKLLDNVSSIAWNNLPLDTMEIWTKQVEAVNLEQVKMAFQKHLAMDRMKIVVLGAKK; from the coding sequence ATGCCAAATAAATTCATCTTGCAAATCAGTTTTGTAATCGCGCTGATAGTTGGAGTAAGTACATCAGCACACGCGATATTACCTATTGAAAAACTAGACTCCTTCAAGGGAGCGCAAGCCTATTTAGTGCAAACCAAAGCGCTGCCCATGGTAGATATTGAGATCAGCATTGATGCAGGCGATCGTTATGACCCAGGAGTGAAGAGTGGCCTAGCTACTATGGCCGGGCGGCTCATGAACTATGGCGCCAAATCTGATAAGGGTCTGTTAAATGAGGCGCAGATTGCTGATGAGATTGCAGACCTTGGTGCAAACCTCGGTATTTCTGTTGGCGGTGAGCGCGCTGTCATGCGTATTCGGACTTTGAGTCGCAAAGATTTACGCGATCGGGCTGTTCAATTGGCTTCAGCGATGTTGAGTGCACCCACATATGATGCAAAGATCTTGGCGCGTGAGAAGCAAAGAATGGCCACTGCATTGTTGGAGTCGGAGACGAAGCCAGAGTCAGTCTTAGATCGCCGCTTTAGAAAATCAGTTTATGGAGATTATCCGCTGGCCAATTCACCAACGGTGAAAAGTATTACCAATATCAGCGCAAGTGACCTGCAGCAGTTTCATAAACAGCTTTACCGCGGCGATCGAATGATTGTCAGCATTGTGGGTGATGTGAGCAAAGCTGAGGCTGCTGAGATTGTTCAGAGCTTATTACAAAGAGTGCCTCAGTCTGGACCTCCTGTAGCGAAGTTGCCAGAGTTTGAGCGCTCACCAGTCGAGCCTTTAAGTCAACGCGAAGTTGCTATTCCATTTGACTCACAGCAAGCGCATATTGCTATGGGAATGACTGCAGTAACTCGTAGCAACCCCGATTTCTTCCCATTACTGGTGGGTAACTACATTTTGGGTGGCGGTGGCTTTGTATCCCGACTCATGTCGGAAGTGCGCGAGAAACGTGGTCTTGCCTATAGCGTGTTTAGTTACTTTGCCCCCGGTAAGGATGCAGGGACATTTCAGGCGGGCGTACAAACAAAGAATGATCAAGCTACTTTGGCGTTAGAAGTAATGAGTTCCACTATTGCGCAATTTATTGCTGATGGCCCAACGCAAGCGGAGCTCGATGCAGCCAAAGCAAATTTGATCAATGGCTATCCTTTACGAATTGATAATAACCGTAAGTTACTAGACAACGTGTCTAGTATTGCTTGGAATAATTTGCCTCTCGACACGATGGAGATATGGACTAAGCAAGTGGAGGCGGTTAACCTTGAGCAGGTCAAGATGGCGTTCCAAAAACACTTAGCCATGGATCGAATGAAAATCGTAGTCTTAGGGGCGAAAAAATAA
- the ftsY gene encoding signal recognition particle-docking protein FtsY, translating into MFGLRKTLGSLFTSNQTDEAWFDALEESLILSDVGLPTTEQLISKLRKAAKSEKANTPEALKQLLIEEVTILLKSMEPNPNPLYVHEQKTTPEVWLVVGVNGAGKTTTIGKLCKLFQSQGKSVLLAAGDTFRAAARNQLLEWGGRNQVDVIMQESGDAAAVAHDAIHAAISRKSDILIIDTAGRLATQDHLMEELKKVKRVIGKALPGAPHQTLLVLDGNTGQNGLNQVRAFHAALELSALIVTKLDGTAKGGVICALAHTLSDGPKLAVLALGKGEGIDDLAPFMAAQYSSELFN; encoded by the coding sequence ATGTTCGGCTTACGTAAAACTCTCGGATCCCTGTTCACATCCAATCAGACTGATGAAGCCTGGTTTGATGCCCTAGAAGAATCTCTCATTCTGAGCGATGTGGGTTTGCCCACGACCGAACAATTGATTAGCAAGCTCCGTAAGGCCGCCAAATCGGAAAAGGCCAATACCCCCGAAGCACTCAAGCAACTACTGATCGAAGAAGTGACGATTCTCCTGAAATCTATGGAGCCCAACCCTAATCCCTTGTATGTCCATGAGCAAAAGACCACACCAGAGGTATGGCTAGTAGTTGGAGTCAATGGCGCTGGCAAGACCACCACGATCGGTAAACTCTGCAAACTTTTTCAATCTCAAGGCAAATCTGTCTTACTCGCAGCCGGTGACACTTTCCGAGCTGCAGCACGCAACCAACTCCTTGAATGGGGTGGTCGTAATCAGGTCGATGTCATCATGCAAGAAAGTGGTGATGCGGCGGCAGTGGCACACGATGCCATTCATGCGGCGATTTCTCGCAAGAGCGATATCCTCATTATTGACACTGCCGGCAGATTGGCCACTCAAGACCATCTGATGGAAGAATTAAAGAAGGTGAAAAGAGTGATCGGTAAGGCCCTTCCTGGAGCACCTCACCAGACTTTACTGGTTCTAGATGGCAATACTGGTCAAAACGGTTTAAACCAAGTCAGAGCCTTTCATGCTGCTTTAGAGCTTTCCGCCTTAATCGTGACTAAATTAGATGGTACCGCTAAGGGCGGGGTAATCTGTGCACTTGCCCACACCCTCAGCGACGGGCCAAAACTAGCGGTTTTAGCCTTAGGTAAGGGTGAGGGAATTGATGATTTAGCCCCCTTCATGGCCGCACAATATTCTTCTGAATTATTCAATTAA
- a CDS encoding twin transmembrane helix small protein — translation MKWVIPVALLIIVGSLGSALYFMMKDKGRSSRMVQSLMLRIGLSIVLFLGILIAHYFGYIEATGVRVGTN, via the coding sequence ATGAAATGGGTTATTCCAGTTGCACTGCTAATCATTGTTGGGAGCTTAGGCTCAGCACTCTATTTCATGATGAAAGACAAGGGTCGCAGCTCAAGAATGGTTCAGTCGCTGATGTTGCGTATTGGACTATCAATCGTACTCTTCTTAGGAATCTTGATTGCCCACTACTTTGGCTATATCGAAGCTACTGGTGTACGAGTGGGAACAAACTAA
- a CDS encoding cytochrome c oxidase subunit 3 → MSSNSTPYYYVPGLSSHPASAALGLLAFAAGMSGWVNHAAWGGPVTAVGVLWVIFVLYNWFGDTIAESNSGKNGINVDISYRWSMAWFIFSEIMFFGAFFAALFYARNITMPWMGDVESKLLWPDFQAVWPNDGPAGLVEKFTTMGPWPIPTINTLLLLSSGVTVTYAHHAIRENHMKKAINGLAATVFLGIIFLGFQVYEYVHAYSDLNLKLTSGIYGSTFFMLTGFHGFHVFLGGLMLTIVLRRMIRGDFTAENHFAFEGAAWYWHFVDVVWLGLYIAVYWM, encoded by the coding sequence ATGTCATCCAATTCAACCCCTTACTACTATGTTCCTGGACTATCCAGTCATCCAGCTTCGGCAGCTTTAGGTTTGCTTGCTTTTGCTGCTGGTATGTCTGGCTGGGTAAACCACGCTGCTTGGGGCGGCCCAGTAACTGCGGTCGGCGTGCTCTGGGTGATATTTGTTTTGTATAACTGGTTTGGGGACACCATTGCTGAGTCTAACTCTGGTAAGAATGGTATCAACGTAGATATTTCTTATCGTTGGTCGATGGCTTGGTTTATTTTCTCAGAGATTATGTTCTTCGGCGCATTCTTTGCGGCATTGTTCTATGCGCGCAATATTACGATGCCTTGGATGGGTGATGTAGAAAGTAAATTGCTCTGGCCTGATTTTCAAGCTGTTTGGCCTAATGATGGTCCTGCTGGTTTAGTGGAGAAATTTACCACTATGGGTCCCTGGCCTATTCCAACGATTAATACTTTATTGCTCTTGTCTTCTGGTGTCACGGTGACCTACGCTCACCATGCAATTCGTGAAAATCACATGAAGAAAGCCATTAATGGCTTGGCTGCCACAGTTTTTCTCGGCATTATCTTCTTGGGCTTCCAGGTGTATGAGTACGTTCATGCCTACTCTGATCTGAATTTGAAGTTAACGTCAGGTATCTATGGCTCAACCTTCTTTATGTTGACCGGTTTCCATGGTTTCCATGTATTCCTTGGTGGCTTGATGTTGACGATCGTATTGCGTCGGATGATACGCGGTGACTTTACTGCTGAAAATCACTTTGCGTTTGAGGGCGCCGCTTGGTATTGGCACTTCGTTGACGTAGTTTGGCTGGGTCTGTACATCGCTGTTTACTGGATGTAA
- a CDS encoding SCO family protein gives MHLQKFHFYISRLLVLSLIGLTLLACSPQQSFKNVDITGSKAFGTDFSLLDPDGKVRTLADFKGKAVLIFFGYTQCPDVCPTTLTEMQQAMTLLGPQADKVQVLFVTVDPQRDTAAILKQYVPAFDSRFLGLRPADEVALEKVTKDFKVYYQKVPGTSAGSYTMDHMAGSYVFDPEGRLRLYIKHAQGAETLAQDLKELLK, from the coding sequence ATGCATTTACAAAAATTTCACTTTTATATTTCACGCCTATTGGTACTGTCGCTGATCGGATTAACTCTGCTAGCTTGTAGTCCGCAACAGAGCTTTAAGAACGTGGATATTACGGGTAGCAAGGCATTTGGTACTGACTTTAGTTTGCTCGATCCTGACGGAAAAGTGAGAACACTCGCTGACTTTAAAGGTAAAGCAGTTTTGATTTTCTTTGGTTATACGCAGTGCCCCGATGTTTGCCCTACGACACTGACTGAGATGCAGCAGGCCATGACTTTATTGGGTCCTCAGGCAGACAAGGTGCAAGTGCTGTTTGTAACTGTGGACCCACAAAGAGATACCGCAGCAATCTTAAAACAGTATGTACCGGCATTTGATTCGCGCTTCTTGGGTTTGCGTCCAGCCGATGAAGTAGCCTTAGAAAAAGTGACTAAGGACTTTAAGGTTTACTACCAGAAGGTGCCCGGCACGAGTGCTGGTTCATACACCATGGATCATATGGCGGGAAGTTATGTCTTTGATCCAGAAGGGCGCTTACGCCTTTACATCAAGCATGCGCAAGGTGCTGAGACCTTGGCGCAAGACTTGAAGGAACTTCTGAAGTAA
- a CDS encoding M16 family metallopeptidase has product MRSTLLSFSLYLLFGCSIAMATPEVGQANTHEFQLSNGLKLIVREDHRAPTVAHMVWYRAGSMDEVNGKTGVAHVLEHMMFKGTHKVKSGEFSRLVAAVGGRENAFTSRDYTAYFQQVEKSKLDEVMRLEADRMSNLNFDDAEFLKEIQVVMEERRLRTEDNPNSLLNESLTATAYMSSPYRHPVVGWMNDLVNMKAIDARDWYRSWYKPNNATVVIAGDVNPKVILKAVEKYYGVASAKELPERKPQIEPVQKGIKRVQVKAPADSAQLAMAWKVPKLEVARLDDDEPYALELLSAVLDGYDNARLNRTLVKQERVVNDVGVGYDMISRGPELFFISSSMAKGKTVQQAESSIRKALKEVVDKGILESELKRVKVRILSDQIYKRDSIFGQAMEIGSTEMAGFSWKDIDVMLEKMQTITPAQVQAVAKKYLVDEGLTIAVLDPQPRQSGEAKQGGNRDAK; this is encoded by the coding sequence ATGCGTTCCACTTTATTAAGTTTTTCTCTCTATTTATTGTTCGGCTGTTCTATTGCTATGGCAACCCCAGAGGTGGGCCAAGCAAATACCCATGAGTTTCAACTCTCCAATGGCCTCAAGTTGATCGTGCGGGAAGATCATCGTGCACCTACCGTTGCGCACATGGTTTGGTACCGTGCTGGCTCCATGGATGAGGTGAATGGCAAGACTGGAGTGGCTCATGTGTTGGAGCACATGATGTTTAAGGGCACCCATAAAGTAAAGTCAGGGGAATTCTCCCGCTTAGTTGCAGCAGTGGGTGGTCGAGAAAATGCTTTCACCTCTCGTGATTACACGGCTTACTTTCAGCAAGTTGAAAAGTCTAAGTTAGATGAGGTGATGAGGTTAGAGGCTGATCGTATGTCTAACCTCAATTTTGATGATGCAGAATTTCTGAAAGAAATTCAGGTGGTAATGGAGGAGCGTCGTCTGCGTACGGAAGATAACCCTAATAGCTTGCTCAATGAATCTCTCACTGCCACCGCATATATGAGCTCCCCTTATCGTCATCCGGTAGTTGGGTGGATGAATGATTTGGTCAATATGAAAGCCATAGATGCACGCGATTGGTATCGCAGCTGGTACAAGCCGAATAACGCAACTGTTGTCATTGCAGGTGATGTTAATCCTAAGGTGATTTTAAAAGCAGTGGAAAAATACTACGGAGTTGCTTCCGCAAAAGAGTTACCGGAACGTAAGCCCCAGATTGAACCCGTACAAAAAGGTATTAAGCGAGTGCAAGTAAAAGCGCCAGCTGATAGTGCGCAGCTAGCGATGGCATGGAAAGTCCCCAAGTTAGAAGTAGCGAGGCTGGACGATGATGAGCCTTATGCTTTAGAGCTTTTGTCTGCCGTACTAGATGGTTATGACAACGCACGCTTGAATCGCACTCTAGTAAAGCAAGAGCGCGTAGTAAATGATGTGGGCGTCGGTTATGACATGATCTCTAGAGGGCCTGAACTATTTTTCATTAGTAGCAGTATGGCTAAAGGCAAGACAGTGCAACAAGCGGAGAGCAGCATTCGTAAAGCCTTGAAAGAAGTTGTTGACAAAGGAATTTTAGAGTCAGAGCTGAAGCGGGTGAAGGTGCGTATTCTGTCTGATCAGATATACAAGCGCGACTCAATTTTTGGGCAGGCCATGGAAATCGGTAGTACAGAGATGGCTGGATTCTCATGGAAAGATATTGATGTGATGTTGGAGAAGATGCAAACCATTACTCCCGCACAAGTCCAAGCCGTTGCAAAAAAATATTTAGTAGATGAGGGGCTCACCATAGCAGTACTAGATCCACAACCACGCCAGTCGGGTGAGGCCAAGCAAGGAGGCAATCGTGATGCCAAATAA
- a CDS encoding DUF2970 domain-containing protein has product MSKKSSFMQSMIAVLWAFLGVRKKSGLQEDVASLSFVHIIIAGVLGALIFMGILLLIVKAVVSH; this is encoded by the coding sequence ATGAGTAAGAAAAGTTCATTTATGCAATCGATGATCGCGGTCTTGTGGGCCTTTTTAGGTGTGCGTAAGAAATCAGGTTTACAGGAAGATGTTGCTTCATTAAGTTTTGTCCACATTATTATTGCGGGAGTTTTGGGCGCCTTGATTTTTATGGGCATACTCCTTTTGATAGTTAAAGCAGTTGTGTCCCATTGA
- the rpoH gene encoding RNA polymerase sigma factor RpoH → MIQKKAYKPQLQARQTLPTAQTAAATLAFPMLPSLGVGTLDSYISYVNRVPMLSAAEELHLAQEFRRTENVDAAKTLVLSHLRLVVSVARQYLGYGIPHADLIQEGNIGLMKAVKRYDPNQGARLVSYAIHWIKAEIHEYILKNWRLVKVATTKAQRKLFFNLRSNKPTLAALTPNEVEALAKALDVKGSDVKEMEMRFAGGDVALEGDDTDDESAYAPIQWLADNSQEPTEMMAAAATDALHGPQLDQALMALDERSRNIVQSRWLAMDADGNGTKTLHDLASEYGISAERVRQIETAALKKMRSLLQTEAA, encoded by the coding sequence ATGATTCAAAAGAAAGCATACAAACCGCAATTGCAAGCAAGGCAAACACTGCCCACAGCGCAGACTGCTGCGGCTACGCTTGCCTTTCCGATGCTGCCTTCCTTGGGGGTTGGCACACTCGACTCTTATATTTCCTATGTGAATCGCGTACCGATGCTCAGCGCTGCAGAGGAGCTACACCTCGCGCAAGAATTTCGTCGCACTGAAAATGTCGATGCGGCAAAGACTTTAGTTCTCTCGCACCTCCGTTTAGTAGTTTCCGTTGCTCGTCAGTATTTAGGCTATGGCATTCCCCATGCTGACTTAATTCAAGAGGGCAATATTGGCTTGATGAAGGCTGTTAAACGCTATGACCCTAACCAAGGTGCACGCTTAGTCTCTTACGCCATCCATTGGATTAAAGCGGAGATTCATGAGTACATTCTTAAAAATTGGCGCTTGGTCAAAGTTGCTACAACAAAAGCACAACGTAAGTTGTTCTTTAATCTGCGTAGTAACAAGCCCACTCTAGCCGCCCTGACACCTAATGAAGTTGAGGCTTTAGCAAAAGCACTTGATGTCAAAGGCTCAGACGTAAAAGAAATGGAGATGCGCTTTGCTGGTGGTGATGTTGCCTTAGAGGGTGATGACACCGATGACGAATCAGCCTATGCACCAATTCAGTGGTTAGCTGATAACAGTCAAGAGCCTACCGAAATGATGGCTGCTGCTGCGACTGATGCATTACATGGCCCTCAGCTTGATCAAGCGCTGATGGCATTAGATGAGCGTAGTCGCAATATTGTGCAGTCACGTTGGCTGGCTATGGATGCAGATGGCAACGGAACAAAAACATTGCATGATCTCGCCAGCGAATATGGCATTTCTGCAGAGCGTGTTCGTCAGATTGAAACTGCTGCGCTCAAAAAAATGCGTAGTCTCTTACAAACCGAAGCTGCCTAA
- a CDS encoding cytochrome c oxidase assembly protein, giving the protein MSAIASINRQILLKLLIASVMMFGFGYALVPMYKALCEVTGINVVTSKNDYGIRAYSANKVGNTQVDYSRKVTIEFDSNSRGPFTFRPVKNYLEVHPGEMTEIVYEVTNNLSRPVDAQAIPSYAPKSAMEFFTKLECFCFQQQTLAAHEMKKMPVVFVIDAGLPADVKTITLSYTFFELGVGQQPAGSTTPKSKTAS; this is encoded by the coding sequence ATGTCTGCTATTGCCTCCATTAACCGCCAAATCTTGCTCAAGCTCTTGATAGCTTCAGTCATGATGTTTGGTTTTGGTTACGCACTAGTGCCGATGTACAAAGCTTTGTGCGAGGTGACAGGCATTAATGTAGTTACCAGCAAGAACGACTATGGTATCCGTGCCTATAGCGCAAATAAGGTTGGCAATACCCAGGTCGACTATTCTCGTAAAGTGACTATTGAGTTTGACTCTAATAGCCGCGGTCCTTTTACGTTCCGCCCAGTGAAGAACTACTTGGAAGTGCACCCAGGTGAAATGACCGAGATTGTTTATGAGGTTACCAATAATTTGAGCCGCCCTGTTGATGCACAAGCTATTCCAAGCTATGCACCGAAAAGCGCCATGGAATTCTTTACCAAGCTAGAGTGTTTTTGTTTTCAGCAGCAAACTTTGGCAGCGCATGAAATGAAGAAGATGCCGGTGGTATTTGTAATTGACGCAGGCTTACCTGCTGATGTGAAAACGATTACTTTGTCTTACACCTTCTTTGAATTGGGGGTTGGTCAGCAGCCTGCAGGCTCAACAACACCTAAATCGAAAACGGCGTCATGA
- a CDS encoding SURF1 family protein, whose product MNIFSSLITSRVVATLSALVVIVVGCGAGIWQLNRAEQKIRLGESLSARLQMPILNANADSLTLEQATERRILARGRFIQDEAIWLDNRPRPIPEGGAGAAGQSGFYVMMPLKLDGQELVLWVNRGWAPRNHENRIELPPVKTVGEVVTIEGIAFPHPGRVYELGKKDATQASPRIEQNFDLDFEARSHEWKQLPFIVRESGSSKEDGLLRNWPSPTNGVDRHYAYAFQWFALALTGFLFWLINGLMKYRRELAVNGDRG is encoded by the coding sequence GTGAATATCTTTTCTAGCTTAATTACTAGTCGTGTAGTTGCTACATTATCAGCTCTTGTGGTGATTGTAGTTGGCTGCGGTGCTGGTATTTGGCAGTTAAATCGAGCAGAGCAAAAGATTCGTCTAGGTGAGTCTTTAAGTGCAAGACTGCAAATGCCCATTCTGAATGCCAATGCCGATAGCTTGACTTTAGAGCAGGCTACAGAGCGCCGAATACTGGCGCGTGGACGTTTTATTCAAGATGAGGCGATTTGGCTGGATAACCGTCCCCGCCCTATTCCTGAAGGTGGCGCTGGTGCTGCAGGGCAATCCGGATTTTATGTGATGATGCCTCTGAAGTTGGATGGCCAAGAGCTTGTGCTTTGGGTTAATCGGGGATGGGCTCCTCGTAATCACGAGAACCGTATTGAGTTACCTCCAGTTAAAACAGTGGGTGAAGTGGTGACTATTGAGGGAATTGCTTTCCCTCATCCCGGAAGGGTGTATGAGTTGGGAAAAAAGGACGCTACGCAAGCCAGTCCTCGGATTGAGCAAAACTTTGATTTGGATTTTGAGGCTCGAAGCCATGAATGGAAGCAACTCCCGTTCATTGTTCGAGAGTCTGGCTCTTCGAAAGAGGATGGTTTATTAAGAAATTGGCCCTCACCAACAAACGGAGTCGATCGCCATTATGCTTATGCATTCCAGTGGTTTGCTTTGGCATTAACTGGATTTTTATTTTGGCTCATTAATGGGCTCATGAAATATCGGCGAGAGCTTGCTGTGAATGGAGATAGAGGGTGA